The following are encoded together in the Populus trichocarpa isolate Nisqually-1 chromosome 5, P.trichocarpa_v4.1, whole genome shotgun sequence genome:
- the LOC18098533 gene encoding receptor-like protein 15 has product MMKKMWAWMLLTLLTSVGQWYGHCHGCLEEERIGLLEIKALIDPNNVQWQLSDWMVNQEDIADCCGWDGIECDNTTRRVIQLSLGGARDQSLGDWVLNASLFLPFKELQSLDLKANELVGCFENQGFEVLSSKLTKLNVLDLSFNLFNDDSILSCLTGLLSLKSLDLSANRLKGSRGFNGFEVLSSRLKKLENLHLSGNQYNDSIFSSLTGFSSLKSLDLSENQLTGSTGANTFQFQPMWLRKLENLDLSFNKLNDNVLSILSGLSSLKSLDLSYNKLIGSSINGLEILSSQLRKLENLDLSYNKLNDSILSNLCGFPSLKSLNLSGNILLRSTAINGLRKLEVLGLDKLTIIGSFLLQSLGALPSLKTLSLQETNLSRTSISQGTFFNSTILEELYLDHTALPINFLQNIGPLPALKVLSVGECDLHGTLLAQGCCELKNLEQLDLSGNNLEGSLPDCLKNLSSLKLLDVSGNQFTGNFTSGPLTNIISLEFLSLSNNHFEVPISMKPFMNHSSLKFFSSDNNILVTEPTAFHNLIPKFQLVYFSLSNSSTSEALNLEIFSFLYNQYNLRFLDLSHINFSGMFPSWLLKNNTRLEQLFLSENSFVGTLQLQDHPNPHMTILDISNNNMRGQFPKHICLMFPNLVTLRMAKNGITGCIPSCLGNISSLRDLDLSSNQLSTVKLEQFTTLTFLDLSKNNLGGQLPVSVVNSTTLNYLCLSGNKFWGQITDFPSLLKKKWAALGLSNNQFSGMLPRWFVNSTQLRTLDLSKNHFKGPIPIDFCKLDGLKYLDLSENKLFGSIPSCFNPPNITHVHLSKNRLSGPLTYGFHNSSSLVTLDLRDNNFTSTIPNWFGNLSTLNVLLLRANHFDGEFPVQLCFLEQLSILDVSQNQLSGPLPSCLGNLTFKESSKKALVYLGIVFSSRSIRKAYYETMGPPLVESIYNLDSSYLPITIEEVIEFATKSMYYSYKGKILSFMSGIDLSNNNFFGAIPPKLGNLSEVHSLNLSHNYLTGSIPATFSNLKQIESLDLSYNNLNGVIPPQLTVLNTLEVFSVAHNNLSGETPERKYQFGTFDESSYEGNPFLCGPPLRNNCSEEESPLQPMLNDEQEDDGFIDMDFFYISFVVCYIIVMMTISAVLYINPYWRHRWFYFIEDCIDTCYYFVLSSFCKFSNFRR; this is encoded by the exons atgatgaaaaaaatgtgGGCTTGGATGTTGCTAACATTATTGACCTCCGTTGGCCAATGGTATGGTCATTGCCACGGGTGTCTGGAGGAAGAGAGAATTGGTCTCTTAGAGATCAAAGCTTTGATCGATCCAAACAACGTTCAATGGCAATTGAGCGACTGGATGGTCAATCAAGAGGATATTGCTGATTGTTGTGGGTGGGATGGGATCGAGTGTGACAACACTACAAGACGAGTGATCCAACTCTCTCTTGGGGGTGCAAGGGATCAGAGTTTGGGCGATTGGGTTCTCAACGCGTCTTTGTTTCTGCCTTTTAAAGAATTGCAAAGTCTTGATTTGAAGGCTAATGAATTAGTTGGGTGCTTTGAGAATCAAG GCTTCGAAGTCCTATCATCAAAACTGACGAAACTGAATGTCCTTGACCTAAGCTTCAATCTATTTAATGATGACAgtattttatcatgtttgaCTGGGCTTTTATCTCTCAAGTCTTTGGATTTATCAGCCAATCGGTTGAAAGGATCAAGAGGCTTCAATG GTTTTGAAGTCTTGTCATCAAGGTTGAAGAAACTGGAGAACCTGCACCTAAGCGGGAATCAATACAACGAtagcattttttcttctttaactgGGTTTTCATCTCTCAAATCTTTAGATCTATCAGAGAATCAGTTGACAGGATCTACTGGTGCCAATA CTTTTCAATTCCAACCGATGTGGCTGAGGAAACTAGAGAACCTTGACCTGAGTTTCAATAAATTGAACGACAACGTCTTATCAATTCTAAGTGGGCTTTCATCCCTCAAGTCTTTGGATCTCTCATATAATAAGTTGATTGGATCAAGTATCAATG GTTTGGAGATCCTATCATCACAGTTGAGGAAACTAGAGAACCTTGACCTAAGCTATAATAAGTTAAACGACAGCATTTTATCAAATCTATGTGGATTTCCTTCTCTTAAGTCTTTAAATCTATCAGGCAATATCTTGTTAAGATCAACGGCTATCAATG GCTTAAGGAAGCTGGAAGTCCTTGGTCTAGACAAACTCACCATCATCGGAAGTTTTTTACTTCAGTCATTGGGAGCATTGCCATCCCTAAAGACCCTTTCTCTTCAGGAAACTAATTTAAGCAGGACATCAATAAGTCAAG GGACTTTCTTCAATTCGACCATACTTGAAGAATTGTATCTAGATCATACTGCTCTCCCAATAAACTTTCTACAGAATATTGGACCATTGCCTGCTCTTAAGGTTTTATCTGTTGGTGAATGTGACCTCCATGGCACCCTACTTGCTCAAG GTTGTTGTGAATTGAAGAATCTGGAGCAGTTAGATCTATCTGGAAATAATCTAGAGGGTTCACTCCCAGAttgtttaaaaaacttgtcatcTTTAAAACTATTAGATGTCTCTGGAAACCAATTTACTGGAAATTTTACCTCGGGTCCTCTTACCAATATCATATCCCTTGAATTCCTCTCACTATCAAATAACCACTTTGAAGTTCCCATTTCAATGAAGCCTTTTATGAACCACTCAAGCCTCAAGTTCTTCTCCAGTGACAACAACATACTAGTAACGGAACCTACTGCCTTTCATAATCTTATTCCAAAGTTCCAACTAGTCTATTTCAGCTTGTCAAATAGTTCAACATCAGAAGCACTCAATTTAGAAATTTTCAGCTTCCTCTATAACCAATACAACTTAAGATTCCTTGATCTCTCCCACATCAACTTCAGTGGAATGTTCCCATCGTGGTTGCTTAAGAACAATACAAGATTGGAGCAACTATTTCTAAGTGAGAACTCTTTTGTTGGTACTTTGCAATTGCAAGATCACCCAAATCCGCATATGACCATATTAGATATATCAAACAACAATATGCGCGGTCAATTTCCAAAACATATTTGTTTGATGTTTCCAAATTTGGTTACTTTAAGGATGGCTAAAAATGGAATCACTGGTTGTATTCCTTCTTGTTTAGGAAATATTAGCTCTCTCAGAGATTTAGATTTATCCAGCAATCAATTGTCTACAGTAAAACTAGAACAGTTTACAACATTAACTTTTCTTGACctgtcaaaaaataatttgggtgGGCAATTACCTGTCTCAGTGGTCAATTCTACTACACTGAATTATCTCTGCCTAAGCGGTAATAAGTTTTGGGGTCAGATAACAGATTTTCCATCATTGTTAAAGAAAAAGTGGGCTGCATTGGGTTTGAGTAACAATCAATTTTCAGGCATGCTTCCTAGGTGGTTTGTTAATTCCACGCAACTCCGCACACTTGATTTGTCCAAAAACCATTTTAAGGGTCCAATTCCAATAGACTTTTGTAAGCTTGACGGTCTTAAATATTTGGACCTTTCTGAGAACAAGTTGTTTGGTTCTATACCATCTTGTTTCAATCCACCAAATATAACCCATGTGCATCTATCCAAAAATAGATTGAGCGGTCCATTAACATATGGATTTCATAACAGCTCTTCTCTAGTTACATTGGATCTCCGAGATAACAACTTCACCAGCACCATTCCAAATTGGTTTGGCAATCTTTCGACATTGAATGTTCTTCTTCTGAGGGCTAATCACTTTGACGGTGAGTTCCCTGTTCAGTTATGCTTTTTAGAACAATTAAGCATTTTGGATGTTTCACAAAATCAGCTCTCTGGTCCATTACCTTCCTGTTTGGGCAATCTTACTTTCAAGGAAAGTTCCAAGAAAGCCTTAGTGTATCTCggaattgttttttcatcaagATCCATAAGAAAAGCTTATTATGAAACCATGGGTCCACCACTAGTGGAGAGTATCTACAACTTGGATAGCAGTTATTTACCCATCACTATAGAAGAGGTGATAGAATTTGCAACTAAAAGTATGTATTATAGTTACAAGGGAAAAATTCTTAGTTTCATGTCTGGCATTGATCTATCCAATAACAATTTCTTCGGAGCAATACCACCTAAACTGGGAAACTTAAGTGAGGTACATTCATTAAACTTGTCACACAACTATCTCACTGGATCTATCCCTGCAACATTCTCAAACTTAAAGCAGATAGAGAGCTTGGATCTTTCTTACAACAACTTGAATGGTGTCATCCCTCCACAACTCACTGTACTCAACACTCTAGAAGTTTTCAGTGTGGCACACAATAACTTGTCAGGTGAAACTCCAGAGAGGAAATATCAGTTTGGGACCTTTGATGAAAGCAGTTATGAAGGTAATCCTTTCTTGTGTGGACCTCCATTGCGAAACAATTGTAGTGAAGAAGAATCACCATTGCAGCCAATGCTTAATGATGAACAAGAAGATGATGGTTTCATAGACATGGATTTTTTCTACATCAGTTTCGTTGTATGTTACATAATTGTGATGATGACAATTTCAGCAGTTCTCTACATCAATCCATATTGGCGACATAGGTGGTTTTACTTCATCGAAGACTGCATAGATACTTGCTACTATTTTGTGTTGTCTAGTTTTTGTAAGTTCTCTAACTTCAGAAGGTGA